A DNA window from Burkholderia sp. HI2500 contains the following coding sequences:
- the ntrC gene encoding nitrogen regulation protein NR(I), whose amino-acid sequence MKPIWIVDDDQSIRWVLEKALARDSFATKSFANVRDALAALDHETPQVLVSDIRMPGGSGLELLQAMHERLPGLPVIIMTAFSDLDSAVAAFQGGAFEYLAKPFDVDKAVELIRRAVEESLRGGAPQDERVAEAPEMLGQAPAMQDMFRAIGRLSHSAATVLITGESGTGKELVARALHRHSPRANGPFIALNTAAIPKDLLESELFGHERGAFTGAQTTRQGRFEQAENGTLFLDEIGDMPFDLQTRLLRVLSDGQFYRVGGHNPLRANVRVIAATHQNLESRVRQGLFREDLYHRLNVIRLRLPPLRERSEDIALLTRHFLQKSARDLGVEPKRVSDEALAYLTSLAFPGNVRQLENLANWLTVMAPAQTVEIKDLPPDLVPAGAPVAATGDGADAHGGGETALAQPATGVAAVASAPVGAAPNGGVPAGYPLWEHGLRTEVARLLRENSADVMDELARRFEAAVIREALDFTRGRKVEAAERLGIGRNTITRKIQELHLEP is encoded by the coding sequence ATGAAGCCGATCTGGATAGTAGACGACGACCAATCGATCCGCTGGGTGCTCGAAAAGGCGCTCGCCCGGGACAGCTTCGCGACGAAGAGCTTCGCGAACGTGCGTGACGCGCTGGCCGCGCTCGACCACGAGACCCCGCAGGTGCTCGTATCCGACATCCGGATGCCGGGCGGCTCGGGCCTCGAGTTGCTGCAGGCGATGCACGAGCGCCTGCCGGGCCTGCCCGTCATCATCATGACGGCGTTCTCCGATCTCGACAGCGCCGTCGCGGCGTTCCAGGGCGGCGCGTTCGAATATCTCGCGAAGCCGTTCGACGTCGACAAGGCGGTCGAGCTGATCCGCCGCGCGGTGGAAGAAAGCCTGCGCGGCGGCGCGCCGCAGGACGAGCGCGTGGCCGAGGCGCCCGAGATGCTCGGCCAGGCGCCCGCGATGCAGGACATGTTCCGCGCGATCGGCCGGCTGTCGCACTCGGCCGCGACCGTGCTGATCACCGGCGAATCGGGCACCGGCAAGGAGCTCGTCGCGCGTGCGCTGCACCGTCACAGTCCGCGTGCGAACGGGCCGTTCATCGCGCTGAACACCGCGGCGATTCCGAAGGACCTGCTCGAATCCGAGCTGTTCGGCCATGAGCGCGGCGCGTTCACCGGCGCGCAGACGACGCGGCAGGGCCGCTTCGAGCAGGCCGAGAACGGCACGCTGTTCCTCGACGAAATCGGCGACATGCCGTTCGACCTGCAGACGCGCCTGTTGCGCGTGCTGTCGGACGGGCAGTTCTATCGGGTCGGCGGCCACAACCCGCTGCGCGCGAACGTGCGCGTGATCGCCGCGACGCACCAGAATCTCGAATCGCGCGTGCGCCAGGGGCTGTTCCGCGAGGACCTTTACCACCGGCTCAACGTGATCCGGCTGCGCCTGCCGCCGCTGCGCGAGCGCAGCGAGGACATCGCGCTGCTCACGCGCCACTTCCTGCAGAAGAGCGCGCGCGATCTCGGCGTGGAGCCGAAGCGCGTGTCCGACGAAGCGCTGGCTTACCTCACGTCGCTGGCGTTTCCCGGCAACGTACGCCAGCTCGAGAACCTCGCGAACTGGCTGACCGTGATGGCGCCCGCGCAGACGGTCGAGATCAAGGATCTGCCGCCCGACCTCGTGCCGGCCGGCGCGCCGGTCGCTGCAACGGGCGACGGTGCCGATGCGCACGGCGGCGGCGAGACGGCGCTCGCGCAACCGGCGACCGGTGTGGCAGCGGTGGCGTCCGCGCCCGTCGGGGCGGCGCCGAACGGCGGTGTGCCGGCCGGTTATCCGCTGTGGGAGCACGGCCTGCGCACCGAGGTTGCACGGCTGTTGCGCGAGAACTCGGCCGACGTGATGGACGAACTCGCACGCCGCTTCGAGGCGGCCGTGATCCGCGAGGCGCTCGACTTCACGCGTGGCCGCAAGGTCGAGGCCGCGGAGCGGCTCGGCATCGGCCGCAACACCATCACGCGCAAGATCCAGGAACTCCATCTGGAGCCCTGA
- a CDS encoding competence/damage-inducible protein A, which produces MSIGIIIIGDEILSGRRQDKHLAKVIELLGARGLTLDWAEYVGDDPARITATLARAIASGDIVFSTGGIGATPDDHTRQCAAAALGVPLELHPEAKVLISERIRETHTDPAKPVDFESPENQHRFNMGVFPVGATIIPNGYNRIPGFSVGDLHFVPGFPVMAWPMIEWVLDTKYAHLHHATPHAERSLYVFELPESTLTPLMERIERDFPGVRVFSLPSVGDAERGGIYARRHIDLGVKGEPEAVAAAYVKLREGVHLLGGDVVEPDTPRA; this is translated from the coding sequence ATGAGCATCGGCATCATCATCATCGGCGACGAAATCCTTTCGGGCCGCCGACAGGACAAGCATCTGGCGAAGGTCATCGAGCTGCTCGGCGCGCGCGGCCTCACGCTCGACTGGGCCGAATACGTCGGCGACGATCCGGCGCGCATCACGGCGACCCTCGCCCGCGCGATCGCGTCGGGCGACATCGTGTTCTCGACGGGCGGCATCGGCGCGACGCCGGACGACCACACGCGCCAGTGCGCGGCCGCCGCGCTCGGCGTGCCGCTCGAACTGCATCCGGAAGCGAAGGTGCTGATTTCCGAGCGGATCCGCGAAACGCACACCGATCCGGCCAAGCCGGTCGATTTCGAGTCGCCGGAGAACCAGCACCGCTTCAACATGGGCGTGTTCCCGGTGGGCGCGACGATCATCCCGAACGGCTACAACCGGATTCCCGGCTTCTCGGTCGGCGACCTGCACTTCGTGCCGGGCTTCCCGGTGATGGCGTGGCCGATGATCGAATGGGTGCTCGACACGAAGTACGCGCACCTGCATCACGCGACGCCGCACGCGGAGCGCTCGTTGTACGTGTTCGAGCTGCCGGAATCGACGCTCACGCCGCTGATGGAGCGCATCGAGCGCGATTTCCCGGGCGTGCGCGTGTTCAGCCTGCCGAGCGTCGGCGATGCGGAGCGCGGCGGGATCTATGCGCGCCGCCACATCGACCTCGGCGTGAAGGGTGAGCCGGAAGCGGTCGCAGCCGCATACGTGAAGCTGCGCGAAGGCGTGCACCTGCTTGGCGGCGACGTCGTCGAACCCGATACGCCGCGCGCCTGA
- a CDS encoding rhodanese-like domain-containing protein produces the protein MSTLDQLYAKADERRAQAALNYAGALLPAEAFELLQLDPSARLVDVRTRAELDWIGRPLVGDGQYLHLEWTRYPGGVPNAEFVNELKAALPADTPILFLCRSAARSKLAAVASTQAGFTKAFDLLEGFEGAKDAEGHRKTVEGWCFRKLPWIGA, from the coding sequence ATGAGTACGCTCGACCAGCTTTATGCGAAGGCCGACGAACGCCGCGCACAAGCCGCGCTCAACTACGCCGGGGCGCTGCTGCCGGCCGAGGCGTTCGAACTGCTGCAGCTCGATCCGTCGGCGCGCCTCGTCGACGTGCGCACCCGCGCCGAACTCGACTGGATCGGCCGCCCGCTCGTCGGCGACGGCCAGTACCTGCACCTCGAATGGACGCGCTACCCGGGCGGCGTGCCGAACGCCGAATTCGTCAACGAACTGAAGGCGGCCCTCCCGGCCGATACGCCCATCCTGTTCCTGTGCCGCAGCGCCGCGCGCTCGAAGCTCGCCGCGGTCGCCTCCACGCAGGCCGGCTTCACGAAGGCCTTCGACCTGCTCGAAGGCTTCGAGGGCGCGAAGGACGCCGAAGGCCACCGCAAGACGGTCGAAGGCTGGTGCTTCCGGAAACTGCCGTGGATCGGCGCCTGA
- the glnL gene encoding nitrogen regulation protein NR(II), with protein MVLKNLIKARTGQPERLTDDERLARSGLLAGLEALPTVVIVLDRKTLRIAFANPSAEAMLDISRRQLAQRPWGEIFPNANELASTITAIGEERFHATHLDTVLDRPGREPLHVHAIVGFLETAPDFVLVELFENERQSRTDREERIHDLTAVNKQLIRNLAHEIKNPLGGIRGAAQLLEFELGERERGELREYTQVIIKESDRLQTLVDRLLEPHRHPHIVGDVNIHEVCERVRAVMLAEFPRGLTIERDYDVSVPDLRGDKEQLIQALLNIVRNAAQALRERIAQGDAKIELRTRIARKVTIAKRLYRLALDLHVIDNGPGIPEEIRDRIFYPLVSGRDDGSGLGLTLAQTFVQQHDGTIEVESRPGRTEFQILLPLDH; from the coding sequence ATGGTTCTGAAGAATCTGATCAAGGCGAGAACGGGGCAGCCCGAGCGACTGACGGACGACGAGCGGCTCGCACGCTCGGGCCTGCTGGCGGGGCTGGAAGCGCTGCCGACGGTCGTGATCGTGCTCGACCGCAAGACGCTGCGGATCGCGTTCGCGAATCCGTCTGCCGAGGCGATGCTCGACATCTCGCGCCGGCAGCTCGCGCAGCGGCCGTGGGGCGAGATTTTTCCGAATGCGAACGAGCTGGCATCGACGATCACCGCGATCGGCGAGGAACGCTTTCACGCGACGCACCTCGATACCGTGCTCGACCGGCCCGGCCGCGAACCGCTGCATGTGCACGCGATCGTCGGCTTTCTCGAGACCGCGCCCGATTTCGTGCTCGTCGAGCTGTTCGAGAACGAGCGGCAGTCGCGTACCGATCGCGAGGAGCGCATCCACGACCTGACCGCGGTCAACAAGCAACTGATCCGCAACCTCGCGCACGAGATCAAGAACCCGCTCGGCGGCATTCGCGGCGCAGCCCAGCTGCTCGAATTCGAGCTCGGCGAGCGCGAGCGTGGCGAGTTGCGCGAATACACGCAGGTGATCATCAAGGAGTCCGACCGCCTGCAGACGCTCGTCGACCGGTTGCTGGAGCCGCACCGGCACCCGCACATCGTCGGCGACGTGAACATTCATGAAGTATGCGAACGCGTGCGCGCGGTGATGCTTGCGGAATTCCCGCGCGGGCTCACGATCGAGCGCGACTACGACGTGAGCGTGCCGGACTTGCGCGGCGACAAGGAGCAACTGATCCAGGCGCTGCTCAACATCGTGCGCAACGCCGCGCAGGCGCTGCGCGAACGCATCGCGCAGGGCGACGCGAAGATCGAGCTGCGCACGCGCATTGCGCGCAAGGTGACGATCGCGAAGCGCCTGTACCGGCTGGCACTGGACTTGCACGTGATCGACAACGGGCCCGGCATTCCGGAGGAAATCCGCGACCGGATCTTTTACCCGCTCGTGTCCGGGCGCGACGACGGCAGCGGCCTCGGCTTGACGCTCGCGCAGACGTTCGTGCAGCAGCATGACGGGACGATCGAGGTCGAAAGCCGGCCCGGACGTACCGAATTTCAGATCCTGCTACCGCTCGACCATTGA
- the glnA gene encoding type I glutamate--ammonia ligase yields MSKTVADVMQLVKDEDVKFVDFRFTDTRGKEQHVSVPVSAFDEDKFESGHAFDGSSIAGWKGIEASDMLLMPDPTAAFVDPFYEESTLVLTCDVVEPADGKGYERDPRSLAKRAEAYLKSTGIGDTAYFGPEPEFFIFDSVQWNTDMSGCFVKINSEEAPWSAGKEFEGGNTGHRPGTKGGYFPVAPVDTFQDMRSEMCLLLEQLGIPVEVHHHEVAGQGQNEIGTKFSTLVQRADWTQWSKYIIHNVAHSYGKTATFMPKPVVGDNGSGMHVHQSIWKDGQNLFAGNGYAGLSELALFYIGGIIKHARALNAITNPTTNSYKRLVPHFEAPVKLAYSARNRSASIRIPHVSNPKGRRIETRFPDPMANPYLLFSALMMAGLDGIQNKIHPGEAADKNLYDLPPEEDAKIPTVCAGLDQAIEALDKDREFLTRGGVFTDGMLDAYLALKEQELAKFRMTTHPIEFEMYYSL; encoded by the coding sequence ATGAGTAAAACCGTCGCCGACGTCATGCAGCTCGTGAAGGACGAGGACGTCAAGTTTGTCGATTTCCGCTTCACGGATACGCGCGGCAAGGAACAGCACGTGTCGGTGCCGGTTTCGGCGTTTGACGAAGACAAGTTCGAAAGCGGCCATGCATTCGACGGCTCGTCGATCGCCGGCTGGAAGGGCATCGAGGCGTCGGACATGCTGCTCATGCCGGACCCGACCGCTGCCTTCGTCGACCCGTTCTATGAAGAGTCGACCCTGGTGCTGACCTGCGACGTGGTCGAGCCGGCCGACGGCAAGGGCTACGAGCGCGACCCGCGTTCGCTCGCGAAGCGCGCGGAAGCGTACCTGAAGAGCACGGGCATCGGCGACACGGCCTACTTCGGTCCGGAACCGGAATTCTTCATTTTCGACTCGGTCCAGTGGAACACGGACATGTCGGGCTGCTTCGTGAAGATCAACTCGGAAGAAGCACCGTGGTCGGCCGGCAAGGAATTCGAAGGCGGCAACACGGGCCACCGTCCGGGCACGAAGGGCGGCTACTTCCCGGTCGCGCCGGTCGACACGTTCCAGGACATGCGTTCGGAAATGTGCCTGCTGCTCGAACAGCTCGGCATCCCGGTCGAAGTGCACCACCACGAAGTGGCGGGCCAGGGCCAGAACGAAATCGGCACGAAGTTCTCGACGCTGGTGCAGCGCGCCGACTGGACGCAATGGTCGAAGTACATCATCCATAACGTCGCGCACTCGTACGGCAAGACGGCGACGTTCATGCCGAAGCCGGTCGTCGGCGACAACGGTTCGGGCATGCACGTTCACCAGTCGATCTGGAAGGACGGCCAGAACCTGTTCGCGGGCAACGGCTACGCCGGCCTGTCGGAACTGGCGCTGTTCTACATCGGCGGCATCATCAAGCACGCCCGTGCACTGAACGCGATCACGAACCCGACGACGAACTCGTACAAGCGTCTGGTCCCGCACTTCGAAGCACCGGTCAAGCTCGCCTACTCGGCACGCAACCGTTCGGCATCGATCCGCATTCCGCACGTGTCGAACCCGAAGGGCCGCCGTATCGAAACGCGCTTCCCGGATCCGATGGCGAACCCGTACCTGTTGTTCTCGGCACTGATGATGGCAGGCCTCGACGGGATCCAGAACAAGATCCATCCGGGCGAAGCCGCGGACAAGAACCTGTACGACCTGCCGCCGGAAGAGGATGCAAAGATCCCGACCGTCTGCGCGGGCCTCGACCAGGCAATCGAAGCGCTCGACAAGGATCGCGAGTTCCTGACCCGTGGCGGCGTGTTCACGGACGGCATGCTCGACGCGTACCTCGCGCTGAAGGAGCAGGAGCTGGCGAAGTTCCGCATGACGACGCACCCGATCGAGTTCGAGATGTACTACTCGCTCTAA
- the xth gene encoding exodeoxyribonuclease III, whose amino-acid sequence MKIATWNVNSLNVRKQHVLDWLAQSGTDVLCLQELKLPDEKFPRADLEAVGYRSWFTGQKTYNGVAILARDTLSVDESDVVRNIPGFDDPQQRVVAATVDGVRIVSAYFPNGQAPDSDKFVYKMQWLDALQAWLRTELQRYPKLALLGDYNIAPEDRDVHDPAKWEGQNLVSPQERAHFAQLIELGFVDAFRRFEQPEKTFTWWDYRMMAFRRNAGLRIDHVLLSPALAETCTSCEVDRTPRTWEQPSDHTPVVAVVG is encoded by the coding sequence ATGAAAATCGCCACCTGGAACGTCAACTCGCTCAACGTCCGCAAGCAGCACGTGCTCGACTGGCTCGCGCAAAGCGGAACCGATGTGCTGTGCCTGCAGGAACTGAAGCTGCCGGACGAGAAATTCCCGCGCGCCGATCTCGAGGCGGTCGGCTACCGCAGCTGGTTCACCGGCCAGAAGACCTACAACGGCGTCGCGATCCTCGCGCGCGACACGCTGTCCGTCGACGAATCGGACGTCGTGCGCAACATCCCCGGTTTCGACGACCCGCAGCAGCGCGTGGTCGCCGCGACGGTCGACGGCGTGCGCATCGTGTCCGCCTATTTCCCGAACGGCCAGGCGCCCGACTCCGACAAGTTCGTCTACAAGATGCAATGGCTCGACGCGCTGCAGGCGTGGCTGCGCACCGAGCTGCAGCGCTACCCGAAGCTCGCGCTGCTCGGCGACTACAACATCGCGCCGGAAGACCGCGACGTGCACGACCCGGCGAAATGGGAAGGCCAGAACCTCGTGTCGCCGCAGGAGCGCGCCCACTTCGCGCAGCTGATCGAGCTGGGCTTCGTCGACGCGTTCCGCCGCTTCGAACAGCCGGAGAAGACCTTCACGTGGTGGGACTACCGGATGATGGCGTTCCGCCGCAACGCGGGGCTGCGCATCGACCACGTGCTGCTGTCGCCGGCGCTCGCGGAAACCTGCACGTCGTGCGAAGTCGATCGCACGCCGCGCACGTGGGAACAGCCGTCCGACCACACGCCCGTCGTCGCGGTCGTCGGCTGA
- a CDS encoding prolyl oligopeptidase family serine peptidase, which produces MSDSFRWPTGADPFRFLEALDSKRARTWVDEQNARTRAALRDDDAYRALTARLAKAYLPRERPVIPTRWRDWAYDLWQDDLHPKGLWRRTRWDDWRAGKPAWETLLDVDALGAEEGESWVFEQDAILYPDGDRALLSLSPGGADAVVVREFDLVERRFVDGGFTIDEPGHHTVGWIDRDTVYVSWDRGEAHATAAGYPYEARRWVRGTALADAPVVFRGEPDDISAGAGFDPIDNRHVAWRSVDFFDAHAYRLTEAGEWVRYDVPTHVEVGFWEGWLMLEPRLDWECDGVRHAGGSLLAIREQAFLAGSRELTTLFAPQPSTSACTWTHTRTTLIASWLDDVHNRTMLWQPSQADDGTWTWDARPFAWPGPGDAQIDVEPVESTLNDEIYVDVDTYLDPPECWLADLADRADDAPSRRVLLDRPPVQFDAAGLVVRRASARSQDGTMVPYTLIGPRDALDVADGAARVARPCLLSGYGGFAIPNLPGYSDAFGIGWLERGGVMAFAHIRGGGEFGPRWHVDAQREHRQRSFDDFIAVAEDLAATGVTTAAQLGIEGGSNGGLLVAACMVQRPELFGAVLCRVPLLDMQRYPKLHAGAAWLDEYGDPDDPHEGAALAAYSPYHRVREGVAYPPLLLTTSTRDDRVHPAHARKMAARMHALGHERVWYWENTDGGHGSADDLERAEADAAEFGFLWAHLGPAPARR; this is translated from the coding sequence ATGTCCGATTCCTTCCGCTGGCCCACCGGGGCCGACCCGTTCCGTTTCCTCGAAGCGCTCGACAGCAAGCGCGCCCGCACGTGGGTCGACGAGCAGAATGCGCGCACGCGCGCCGCGCTGCGTGACGACGACGCGTATCGCGCGCTGACGGCGCGCCTCGCCAAAGCGTACCTGCCGCGCGAGCGCCCGGTGATTCCGACGCGCTGGCGCGACTGGGCCTACGACCTGTGGCAGGACGATCTCCATCCGAAGGGGCTGTGGCGCCGCACGCGCTGGGACGACTGGCGCGCGGGAAAACCGGCATGGGAAACGCTGCTCGACGTCGACGCGCTCGGTGCGGAGGAGGGCGAGTCGTGGGTGTTCGAGCAGGACGCGATCCTGTACCCGGACGGCGATCGCGCGCTGCTGTCGCTGTCGCCGGGCGGGGCCGACGCGGTCGTCGTGCGCGAATTCGATCTCGTCGAACGTCGTTTCGTCGACGGCGGTTTCACGATCGACGAGCCGGGGCATCACACGGTCGGCTGGATCGATCGCGATACTGTCTACGTGAGCTGGGATCGCGGCGAAGCGCATGCGACCGCGGCCGGTTATCCGTATGAAGCGCGGCGCTGGGTGCGTGGCACCGCGCTCGCCGACGCGCCCGTCGTGTTCCGCGGCGAACCCGACGACATCAGCGCGGGTGCGGGATTCGATCCGATCGACAACCGTCACGTCGCGTGGCGCAGCGTCGATTTCTTCGACGCACATGCGTACCGCTTGACGGAGGCGGGCGAGTGGGTGCGCTACGACGTGCCGACCCACGTCGAGGTCGGGTTCTGGGAAGGCTGGCTCATGCTGGAGCCGCGCCTCGACTGGGAGTGCGACGGCGTGCGCCATGCGGGCGGCTCGCTGCTCGCGATCCGCGAGCAGGCGTTCCTGGCCGGGTCGCGCGAACTCACGACGCTGTTCGCGCCGCAACCGTCGACATCCGCATGCACGTGGACGCACACGCGCACGACGCTGATCGCGAGCTGGCTCGACGACGTGCACAACCGCACGATGCTGTGGCAGCCGAGCCAGGCCGACGACGGCACGTGGACGTGGGACGCGCGGCCGTTCGCGTGGCCGGGGCCGGGCGATGCGCAAATCGACGTCGAGCCCGTCGAATCGACGCTGAACGACGAGATTTACGTGGACGTCGACACCTATCTCGATCCGCCCGAATGCTGGCTGGCCGATCTTGCGGATCGCGCGGACGATGCGCCGTCGCGCCGCGTGCTGCTCGACCGGCCGCCGGTGCAGTTCGATGCGGCCGGGCTCGTCGTGCGCCGCGCGAGCGCGCGTTCGCAAGACGGCACGATGGTGCCGTACACGCTGATCGGGCCGCGCGATGCACTCGACGTGGCCGACGGCGCCGCGCGTGTCGCGCGGCCGTGCCTGCTGTCGGGCTATGGCGGCTTCGCGATTCCGAACCTGCCGGGCTACAGCGATGCGTTCGGTATCGGGTGGCTCGAGCGCGGCGGCGTGATGGCGTTCGCGCACATCCGCGGCGGCGGCGAGTTCGGGCCGCGCTGGCACGTCGATGCGCAGCGCGAACACCGTCAGCGTTCGTTCGACGATTTCATCGCGGTGGCCGAGGATCTGGCCGCGACCGGCGTGACGACCGCCGCGCAGCTCGGCATCGAAGGCGGCAGCAACGGCGGGCTGCTGGTCGCCGCGTGCATGGTGCAGCGGCCGGAGTTGTTCGGCGCGGTGCTCTGCCGCGTGCCGCTGCTCGACATGCAGCGTTATCCGAAGCTGCACGCGGGCGCCGCATGGCTCGACGAATACGGTGACCCGGACGATCCGCACGAAGGTGCGGCGCTAGCCGCGTACTCGCCGTATCACCGTGTGCGCGAAGGCGTCGCGTATCCGCCGCTGCTGCTGACGACGTCGACGCGCGACGACCGCGTGCATCCGGCGCATGCACGCAAGATGGCTGCGCGCATGCACGCGCTCGGTCACGAACGGGTGTGGTACTGGGAGAATACCGACGGCGGCCACGGCAGTGCCGACGATCTGGAACGCGCGGAGGCCGATGCGGCCGAATTCGGGTTCCTGTGGGCTCATCTCGGGCCGGCGCCCGCGCGGCGCTGA
- a CDS encoding EI24 domain-containing protein produces the protein MNDLLRSFVRALASALHPRMLWLTLMPFLVSAVLWGVVLWFSWQSLLDLARGALDGFVLTAMLYRAFDAIGMSQLHAVVAPFVVVSLAIPLIVLTVLLLIATISMPVVIKHLANRQFAALEAKRGGTFFGSVFNSLWAALAGVVVLVVTIPLWLIPPFFALLPPVIWGWLTYRVMTYDALALHASRDERRALVRQHRWPLIGIGVATGLLGTVPTFVWVSSVWMMVLFPFVAAAMIWVYAFILVFSALWFGHYCLRALEDLRASSRATAIDMGQA, from the coding sequence ATGAACGACTTGCTGCGTTCCTTCGTCCGGGCATTGGCGAGTGCACTGCATCCGCGCATGCTGTGGCTCACCCTGATGCCGTTTCTCGTCTCGGCCGTCCTGTGGGGCGTCGTGCTGTGGTTCTCGTGGCAGTCGCTGCTGGACCTCGCACGCGGCGCGCTCGACGGCTTCGTGCTGACGGCCATGCTGTACCGCGCGTTCGACGCGATCGGCATGTCGCAGCTGCATGCCGTCGTCGCGCCGTTCGTGGTCGTGTCGCTCGCGATTCCGCTGATCGTGCTGACCGTGCTGCTGCTGATCGCGACGATTTCGATGCCGGTCGTGATCAAGCACCTCGCGAACCGGCAGTTCGCGGCGCTCGAGGCGAAGCGGGGCGGCACCTTCTTCGGCAGCGTGTTCAATTCGCTGTGGGCGGCGCTGGCCGGCGTCGTCGTGCTGGTCGTCACGATCCCGCTGTGGTTGATTCCGCCGTTCTTCGCGCTGCTGCCGCCGGTGATCTGGGGCTGGCTCACCTACCGCGTGATGACCTACGACGCGCTCGCGCTGCACGCGAGCCGCGACGAGCGCCGGGCGCTCGTGCGGCAGCATCGCTGGCCGCTGATCGGCATCGGCGTCGCGACCGGGCTGCTCGGCACCGTGCCGACCTTCGTGTGGGTGTCGTCGGTCTGGATGATGGTGCTGTTCCCGTTCGTCGCGGCGGCCATGATCTGGGTATACGCTTTCATCCTCGTCTTCTCGGCGCTGTGGTTCGGGCATTACTGCCTGCGCGCGCTGGAGGACCTGCGTGCGAGTTCGCGCGCCACCGCAATCGACATGGGGCAGGCATGA
- a CDS encoding ISNCY family transposase: MQPAGLVTLTMRELDRLKVIQAVVDTGLKPGRAAERLGLSVRQVERLVIRYREHGPSGVASGRRGRPGNRKLDEGLALRALTTIRERYADFGPTLACEKLWECHGIRLAKETVRKLMTDAGLWIPRRQRPPKVYQPRARRACLGELIQIDGCDHRWFEERAPACTLLVYVDDATSRLMMLHFTQTESTFSYFEATRAYLERYGKPVAFYSDKYSVFRNTSASKTGQSVTHFGRAMYELNIDTFCANSSSAKGRVERAHLTLQDRFVKELRLRGISTVADANAYAPSFMAMYNERFAKPPKSGFDAHRPLRSDEDLDLLLTWRETRRVTKALTVQYDRVLYLLDDTPGNRAWIHRDIEVWEYPDGRIELRAAGQLLSAQSYDRLAEVDQGAIVDHKRLSHALQVAQAFQAQRDSRRIGTAPSRTHRGLPVRANEAQPGTKKPRRFTVTDMEAAILEVASKAETERRSAKARG, from the coding sequence ATGCAGCCAGCCGGATTGGTGACACTGACGATGCGAGAGCTTGATCGACTCAAGGTAATCCAGGCCGTGGTGGACACGGGCCTGAAGCCCGGACGTGCGGCCGAACGGCTGGGACTGAGCGTGCGACAGGTGGAAAGGCTGGTCATCCGATATCGAGAGCATGGACCTAGCGGCGTTGCTTCGGGCCGTCGTGGCCGGCCAGGCAACCGCAAGCTCGACGAAGGACTAGCGTTACGCGCCTTGACCACTATTCGAGAGCGTTACGCCGATTTCGGGCCGACGTTGGCCTGCGAGAAGCTGTGGGAATGCCATGGCATTCGGCTGGCCAAGGAAACGGTCAGGAAGCTGATGACGGACGCTGGCTTGTGGATTCCACGTCGGCAGCGTCCGCCGAAGGTTTATCAGCCGCGAGCGCGCCGGGCGTGTCTGGGTGAACTGATCCAGATCGATGGTTGCGATCATCGGTGGTTCGAGGAACGGGCGCCGGCCTGCACGCTGCTGGTGTACGTGGACGACGCGACGAGCCGGCTGATGATGCTGCACTTCACGCAGACCGAGTCGACGTTCAGCTACTTCGAGGCCACGCGAGCGTATCTGGAGCGCTACGGCAAGCCGGTGGCGTTCTACAGCGACAAGTACAGCGTGTTCCGCAATACGAGCGCCAGCAAGACAGGCCAAAGCGTGACGCACTTCGGTCGGGCGATGTACGAGCTGAACATTGACACGTTCTGCGCGAACAGCAGCTCGGCCAAGGGACGTGTCGAGCGAGCGCACTTGACGCTGCAGGATCGGTTCGTCAAGGAGTTGAGACTGCGCGGCATCAGCACGGTGGCCGACGCGAACGCTTACGCGCCCTCCTTCATGGCCATGTATAACGAGCGCTTCGCGAAGCCACCGAAGAGCGGCTTTGATGCGCATCGACCGCTGCGGTCCGACGAGGATCTGGATCTGCTGCTGACCTGGCGCGAGACACGCCGGGTCACGAAGGCGCTGACGGTGCAGTACGACCGGGTGCTCTATCTGCTGGACGATACGCCGGGGAATCGGGCGTGGATACATCGTGACATCGAGGTGTGGGAGTACCCGGACGGACGCATCGAGCTTCGGGCGGCTGGCCAGCTACTGTCGGCACAATCCTACGATCGGCTGGCCGAGGTGGATCAAGGCGCGATCGTGGATCACAAGCGCCTGAGCCATGCGTTGCAGGTGGCACAAGCGTTTCAGGCGCAGCGCGACAGCCGGCGGATCGGCACTGCGCCGTCGCGAACGCATCGGGGGCTGCCGGTGCGGGCAAATGAAGCGCAACCCGGCACGAAGAAACCTCGCCGGTTCACGGTGACTGACATGGAAGCCGCGATTCTGGAAGTTGCGTCAAAAGCAGAAACTGAGCGGCGGTCTGCCAAGGCCCGCGGGTGA